Proteins co-encoded in one Musa acuminata AAA Group cultivar baxijiao unplaced genomic scaffold, Cavendish_Baxijiao_AAA HiC_scaffold_1077, whole genome shotgun sequence genomic window:
- the LOC135666195 gene encoding uncharacterized protein LOC135666195: MELISFSKGTSQLDCEHDHHYALLQRETEKLRVDIEKMRSELRSDMKSTRCIFDELRDELAKQRAETTELITKLDREILALRAQLDAAKHDAIKLFIGILVSMSFKAAAFLRRFL, translated from the exons ATGGAATTAATATCATTCAGTAAAGGTACATCTCAGTTGGATTGTGAACAT GATCATCACTATGCATTGCTGCAACGAGAGACTGAAAAACTTCGAGTTGATATCGAGAAAATGCGTAGTGAACTTAGGTCTG ATATGAAATCGACAAG GTGCATATTTGACGAGTTACGTGACGAGTTAGCGAAACAAAGGGCAGAAACCACAGAACTTATTACCAAACTCGACAGG GAAATCCTTGCATTAAGGGCACAGTTAGACGCAGCAAAACACGATGCCATAAAGTTGTTCATTGGTATTCTTGTTTCTATGTCGTTCAAAGCAGCAGCCTTTCTTCGACGGTTTCTCTAA